Proteins found in one Candidatus Nitrosocosmicus arcticus genomic segment:
- a CDS encoding peroxiredoxin, with protein MKVKEGDKPVDFEYQNPKGEKFKLSKLLNQRKIVIYFYPKDFTPGCTIEAEEFTRDYALFEQHGIEVIGISPDSDDSHTKFRRKMNIPYMLASDSTNEISKGYGVYVLKKFMDKEYYGVSRSTFLIDRGGKIAKIYSSVKPRGHSTEVLEFFKE; from the coding sequence ATGAAAGTTAAAGAGGGCGACAAACCAGTCGATTTTGAGTATCAAAACCCAAAGGGTGAAAAATTCAAGCTGTCAAAACTGCTTAATCAAAGAAAAATAGTAATTTACTTTTATCCAAAGGACTTTACGCCTGGGTGTACAATAGAGGCGGAGGAATTTACTAGAGATTATGCGCTATTTGAGCAGCATGGGATTGAAGTTATTGGAATAAGTCCGGATTCTGACGATTCCCATACAAAATTCAGGAGGAAAATGAATATCCCTTATATGCTAGCATCTGATTCTACCAATGAAATTTCGAAGGGGTACGGAGTATACGTACTCAAAAAATTTATGGACAAGGAATACTATGGTGTAAGCAGGTCAACATTTCTAATTGATCGAGGTGGAAAAATTGCCAAAATATATTCAAGCGTTAAACCGAGGGGTCATAGTACGGAAGTTCTTGAATTCTTTAAAGAATAA
- a CDS encoding FAD-binding oxidoreductase — protein sequence MVVDNKATVSYIRVLKEDLAIFHVKPNEGQIPDFKPGQFVTLGLNVPNEGKVIRRAYSIASPPEQKKYFELVVRWVKKPLPGRLTTQLFDKKEGDEINWVKPTGIFTINEKMPDGSPDNRRLVLIGGGTGLAPFISYSLHLKSKGTKRQIIILHGASYVDELSYRELLTELEEESVEKGGDWNFRYRASISRPQEWFNRSWNGHKGRVETFLRPKPGKDKSPLEELVGEKITPQNTSFYVCGWQGTVDGVLDSLVPKGFVTERNKRKDGTFDVKFESYG from the coding sequence ATGGTAGTAGACAATAAGGCAACTGTTTCGTATATTAGAGTTTTAAAAGAAGACCTTGCGATTTTTCATGTTAAACCAAACGAGGGCCAAATCCCAGACTTTAAACCGGGTCAGTTTGTTACCTTGGGTTTAAATGTTCCTAATGAGGGTAAGGTGATAAGGAGAGCATATTCTATTGCCTCACCCCCCGAACAAAAGAAATACTTTGAGCTCGTAGTGCGATGGGTTAAAAAACCGCTGCCCGGAAGGCTGACAACTCAATTGTTTGATAAAAAAGAAGGTGACGAGATTAATTGGGTTAAGCCTACCGGCATCTTTACAATTAATGAAAAAATGCCTGACGGCAGTCCGGATAATAGGAGATTAGTTTTAATTGGAGGTGGAACAGGTTTGGCTCCGTTTATATCATACTCATTACACTTGAAATCAAAAGGGACTAAGAGGCAAATCATAATACTTCACGGTGCAAGCTATGTTGATGAGCTAAGTTATAGAGAATTATTAACCGAGTTGGAGGAGGAGAGTGTGGAAAAAGGCGGTGATTGGAACTTTAGATATCGAGCAAGTATCAGCAGGCCACAGGAATGGTTCAACAGGTCATGGAATGGGCACAAGGGAAGAGTAGAAACTTTTCTACGTCCAAAGCCAGGCAAAGATAAATCACCCTTGGAAGAACTTGTGGGCGAGAAAATTACACCGCAGAATACATCATTTTATGTGTGCGGTTGGCAAGGAACTGTTGATGGGGTTCTAGATTCTCTTGTACCAAAGGGTTTTGTAACTGAAAGGAACAAGAGAAAAGACGGTACATTTGACGTTAAATTCGAATCATACGGATAA